The DNA region TTCGTTTCCCCCCTTTTGCCTGCCTCCGGAGGCCATCTCCACGTGCTCACGGGAATTCTGCGCCCAACTCGTCGGATCTCAGTCGttcgcccgagccgcccctctcGCTACGCGACGCCATCGATCAATTTGACCTTTTTATATTCATTCATTCATCATCATTAATCTTTTCCCCCAAACAAAATCTGACGCCTTTGATTGCGTTTCTCCGAATTCTTTCTTGTTTCGCCGGATTAACCTTCTCCATTCGAtgagagagggagaaaaaacGACGGAAAATCTCGCGCGCTGCTTCCCAAATTTTTGTCGATTTTTTCGGGCCCAAGCTAGAAAGATTCGCCAAGTACATCTGATCTTGTAGCACAGTACCCTGTCCTCCCATGCCCCAACAGTGAAACTGTCTCCGCCCCTTTGCTTTGCCGAGACCACCAGTAATGGCCGCCAATTCTTGATTGCCCAAGCCACAACCACTCGAATTTAAAAAATGCAATCTTAGTGAACAAGTGAACACACATCCATCCTTATCGCGGCATCTCCTAGCGAGAATTCTGCAGCCTCATTCTCACGAATTTCCCCGTTCTCATTGCAGACTCTGCAGAAGCTGACAAGTCCTCCAAGAATTCAGGCGCAGCACGCCAGCAACAAGACGACGAAGCGGAGCTAAAGGGAAAGGAGAGGAGAGAGCGCATCCGATCCCATCATGGAGGGCGGCGAGACGACGCTGTCGGggttcggcggcggcggcggcggcgcgggggccggcgtGGACACCAAGGTCCTGCACGCGTTCCAGACGAGCTTCGTGCAGGTGCAGAGCCTGCTGGACCAGAACCGCGTCCTCATCAACGAGATCAACCAGAACCACGAGTCCAAGGTGCCCGGCGACCTCTCCCGCAACGTCGGCCTCATCCGGGAGCTCAACAACAACATCCGCCGCGTCGTCGACCTCTACGCCGATCTCTCCTCGCTCTTCGccgcctccggcggcggcggccgcgcggcgtCCGAGGGCGGATCCGTCGGCACCGTCcggcaggccggcggcggccacaaGCGGATCAGGTCCGGCCTCGACTGACGACTTCATCATCTCATCTCTTAGCTAGCTAGCCAGGGACCGACCGACCTCcttcctctctcctctctcctctccctctttGACTTGAGCTGTTCTTGTATCTATCGACGTACTCCGATCTACCTTATCTACCTCCATTACGACTACTACTGTTACATATGAGCAAGAGCAAATCCTCTCAACTCATGATATTCTTGTAGCTGATGTTAATCATCTTGTTGCTATGAGCTAGTATGTGATAATGCATTTTGATGCAATTTATGGACGATGCAACAGCAACTCACAAGAGTGTGTGAGAGGTTGTTCTGAAATTCTCTATCTGAAACTCAAAACTGATGATACTGGCAGAGGTTGTTTCAAACTGCTTTGTCGGTGTCAAACTAATAGTATATATCACTTGGCATCTTTCACCAAAAATGACGGAAGAAAAAAAGTTTCTTTCTGTTACGGATCGAGAACGGAATTCAGTGATGATGCACGCCACTGCCAATATGCTACGATGGGCCCCCAAAATCCAAGAAAATTCTAGGATGTTCGAAGCAGAGCTACGGAGCAAAATTTTCCTTGATTTCACCTCTGCTTTACGCTGCCACGGAAAGCAATGATCTTTTGCGAGCTCATGCATAGAATCTGCGGGCGCTTTCCATGATTGGGCAAGCTGCTTTGCGCCTTTGCTTGCCTCCCTGAGATGAATGCCCTTTGCCCTCCTCCTTGTCCACGCTGCCGCCCTGCTTGCCTTTCTCTCGTCAGGCTTGCTCGCCTGAATCTGAATGCCGCCCTTCCCCTGCTGGTCTGCTACGCCAACGCCACCATTGCTTCTTTCCAGCAGCACTCTTTTTGCCGAGACTTTTCTCTCTctcgcagcagcagcatcacacCACTTTCTGCAAAAATCCGGCATTGGATGATGATTGCAGCACCTCGTTGGAATTTGGATTTGCCCTGAATTTTTTTTGTAGCAGAGGTCAGAGAGCGTCAGGGAAAACT from Panicum hallii strain FIL2 chromosome 9, PHallii_v3.1, whole genome shotgun sequence includes:
- the LOC112878028 gene encoding protein ELF4-LIKE 3-like, translating into MEGGETTLSGFGGGGGGAGAGVDTKVLHAFQTSFVQVQSLLDQNRVLINEINQNHESKVPGDLSRNVGLIRELNNNIRRVVDLYADLSSLFAASGGGGRAASEGGSVGTVRQAGGGHKRIRSGLD